In Hyphomicrobiaceae bacterium, the following are encoded in one genomic region:
- a CDS encoding pilus assembly protein, translated as MFWVGKNSGAHVNPFYTISGRLVSVLAGFRRDERGTVAMLFGMMAIVLVMLIGGAVDMGRWMHAYSETKAAVDASVLAGTRTLQVSGGDVSLALSTAKNFYKANTDGRTSVKGDTIDFKIDSTGHGLFATGTAYIDTPFLAVASIPRLVLWKDGGSDTSKAVTELGGGNGQKLEISVMLDTTGSMGGEKIADLKAAAKDLVNIVLSEGQSNVRVALAPFAESVRPGSAYLNRVRGSRPGSIKMYDKRGRLTTYTLTPCVSERSGADAYTDAAPDGANVLGAVYSKGGSCTTGSEIVPLTFDKSELNSTIDGLTASGGTAGHLGTAWAWYLLSPKWSNVWDSASKPASYDDDSVKKIAILMTDGEYNTQYDTRGLMTSTNNTSPMNGPSDTQARTVCGQMKDAGIQVYTVGFGLDSTKAIETLRQCATDDTTAYLAQDGEQLRNVFRDIAVKLSPLHLTQ; from the coding sequence ATGTTTTGGGTTGGCAAAAATAGCGGCGCACACGTTAATCCGTTTTATACGATTTCCGGACGACTGGTGTCGGTGCTGGCCGGCTTCAGGCGCGATGAGCGCGGCACAGTGGCCATGCTGTTCGGCATGATGGCTATCGTACTTGTCATGCTGATCGGCGGCGCGGTCGATATGGGCCGCTGGATGCACGCCTACAGCGAGACCAAGGCCGCCGTCGATGCCTCGGTCCTGGCGGGGACCCGTACGCTTCAGGTATCGGGTGGCGACGTCTCGCTCGCTCTTTCGACAGCCAAGAACTTTTATAAGGCGAACACCGACGGACGCACGAGCGTCAAAGGCGACACGATCGATTTCAAAATCGACAGCACCGGACACGGCCTTTTCGCGACAGGCACGGCCTACATCGACACGCCGTTTCTTGCGGTTGCGAGCATTCCTCGCCTCGTTCTGTGGAAGGACGGCGGTTCGGACACCTCGAAAGCGGTGACGGAACTGGGGGGCGGCAACGGTCAAAAACTGGAAATCTCCGTCATGCTCGACACGACCGGTTCGATGGGCGGGGAAAAGATCGCTGATCTCAAGGCGGCGGCGAAGGACCTCGTCAATATCGTCCTGTCCGAGGGCCAGTCGAATGTGCGTGTCGCGCTCGCTCCGTTCGCAGAGAGCGTCCGCCCGGGGAGTGCCTATCTCAACCGTGTCCGCGGTTCGCGTCCGGGCTCGATCAAGATGTACGACAAGAGGGGTCGCCTCACGACCTACACTCTTACCCCTTGCGTCTCTGAACGCAGCGGCGCCGACGCTTACACCGATGCAGCTCCCGATGGCGCAAACGTCCTGGGTGCCGTTTATTCCAAGGGTGGATCGTGCACGACGGGTTCCGAGATCGTTCCTTTGACCTTTGACAAGTCTGAGTTGAACAGCACGATCGATGGTCTGACCGCGAGCGGTGGCACGGCAGGCCATTTGGGGACGGCCTGGGCCTGGTATCTGCTGTCACCCAAATGGTCGAATGTCTGGGACAGTGCAAGCAAGCCTGCCTCTTACGATGACGATAGCGTCAAGAAGATTGCGATCCTCATGACCGACGGTGAGTACAATACGCAATACGATACCCGAGGTCTGATGACCTCTACAAACAACACTAGCCCAATGAACGGTCCATCTGACACTCAGGCTCGTACCGTCTGCGGTCAAATGAAGGATGCAGGCATTCAGGTTTACACGGTGGGCTTTGGTCTGGACTCCACCAAGGCTATCGAAACTCTACGGCAATGCGCGACGGATGACACAACCGCCTATCTTGCACAGGACGGCGAGCAGTTGCGCAACGTGTTTCGTGACATCGCCGTCAAGCTGTCGCCGCTGCATCTGACACAATAG
- a CDS encoding polysaccharide biosynthesis tyrosine autokinase → MSKSVNDSPEHDGGTKVVRLVPSTTNVPTNLDPYRSLGGYGMPGEEQGGLGIDIFEYLRVVNKRKWLILCIVAACVALGGIRTLMQTPMFTSVVRLQIDNVTKVLDSGNLIQAEGLQDFDFLQTQYELLQGRAIAERVASALKLGRDDSFFDRRGFSIGGLVKSVLGRTEEPKSPSEPRSDSAAAGLLMANMAVEPIKGSRLVDIIYSDPDPARAQRIANAYADAFIASNLDKRFEANAYAKTFLEDQIKQLKLRLEESEKVMLDFAQKEQIVDVNEKGSIAESNLAAANATLGSLVSERIKNEQLWQQVEKATEINLPQLLTNNVIDGLRAKRNALVTEYQEKLETFKPSYPAMVQINNKIKEVNRQLTSEVETIKGSLKAAYESSLNQERETKEQIEKLRSNVIDLQKRSIQYNILKREVDTNRGLYNGLLQRYKEIDVAGGVGANNIFVVDKAQLPGDPSSPNLSRAIMLALMFGLGAGLGAAFLLEYIDDTIHSVEEMERISGLPSLGVVPKLKDNEDVVDALLDPRSALSEAYRSLCTALQFSTDHGLPKTLLVTSSAPGEGKSVSSVAIARHFAMMGMKVLIVDADLRNPSLHKKFGVDNAIGLSNYLTGGCTPPEAFQMLSIENLAFMPSGPLPPNAADLLGSSRLHSLLSIGLEVFDLIVLDGPPVMGLADAMLLSNATSATLFIVAANQARTSQVRGALRRLHLGRSPSIVGAALLKYDAKAAGYGYGYGYGYGYGYGDQAYTYGTRLEHQPDQKDLPGPSRARS, encoded by the coding sequence ATGAGTAAATCGGTCAACGATAGCCCGGAGCATGATGGTGGGACGAAGGTCGTTCGACTTGTTCCCTCGACCACCAACGTTCCGACCAATCTCGATCCGTACCGTTCTCTTGGTGGCTATGGGATGCCTGGAGAGGAGCAGGGCGGTCTCGGCATTGATATTTTTGAGTACCTGCGCGTTGTAAACAAACGCAAGTGGCTCATTCTCTGCATTGTCGCGGCTTGCGTTGCACTGGGCGGGATACGAACGCTGATGCAGACGCCGATGTTCACTTCGGTGGTCCGCTTGCAGATCGACAACGTCACCAAGGTTCTGGACAGCGGTAACTTGATCCAGGCCGAGGGCTTGCAGGATTTTGATTTCCTTCAAACGCAATACGAGCTTTTGCAGGGGCGAGCGATTGCCGAGCGTGTCGCGTCAGCTCTTAAACTCGGGAGGGATGACAGCTTCTTCGATCGTCGCGGCTTTTCCATCGGCGGACTTGTGAAGTCCGTTCTGGGGCGGACCGAGGAGCCAAAGAGCCCCAGTGAACCAAGATCGGATTCCGCGGCCGCCGGTCTGCTTATGGCCAACATGGCGGTTGAGCCCATTAAGGGCTCGCGTCTTGTCGATATCATCTATTCCGATCCCGATCCTGCCCGCGCTCAAAGGATAGCGAATGCCTATGCTGACGCCTTCATCGCTTCCAATCTCGATAAGCGCTTCGAGGCCAATGCCTACGCCAAGACGTTTCTTGAAGATCAGATCAAGCAGCTCAAGCTGCGGTTGGAAGAGTCCGAGAAGGTCATGCTCGACTTCGCCCAGAAGGAGCAGATCGTGGACGTTAACGAGAAGGGTTCGATTGCCGAAAGCAACCTTGCTGCGGCCAATGCCACGCTCGGCAGTCTGGTGTCGGAGCGCATCAAAAACGAACAGCTCTGGCAGCAGGTTGAGAAAGCCACTGAGATAAATCTTCCTCAGTTGCTGACTAACAACGTGATCGACGGTCTGCGCGCAAAACGCAATGCCCTGGTGACGGAGTATCAAGAGAAGCTCGAAACCTTCAAGCCGAGCTATCCCGCGATGGTTCAGATCAATAACAAGATCAAGGAGGTCAATCGCCAGCTCACGAGTGAGGTTGAGACCATCAAGGGTTCACTGAAGGCGGCCTACGAATCTTCGCTCAATCAAGAGCGCGAGACCAAGGAGCAGATTGAGAAGCTTCGAAGCAACGTCATCGATTTGCAGAAGCGTTCTATCCAATACAACATCCTCAAGCGCGAAGTTGACACCAACCGCGGCCTCTATAACGGGCTGTTGCAGCGCTATAAGGAGATCGATGTAGCGGGTGGTGTCGGGGCCAACAACATTTTCGTCGTCGATAAGGCGCAACTCCCAGGCGATCCATCTTCTCCGAACCTTTCACGCGCCATCATGCTTGCGCTCATGTTCGGTCTGGGTGCAGGTCTTGGCGCGGCATTCCTGCTCGAATACATTGATGACACGATCCATTCCGTTGAGGAGATGGAGCGGATTTCGGGCCTGCCGAGTTTGGGTGTCGTGCCCAAGCTGAAAGACAACGAGGACGTTGTGGACGCGCTGCTCGATCCGCGGTCGGCGTTGTCCGAGGCATACCGGTCGCTGTGTACAGCTCTGCAATTCTCGACCGATCATGGGCTTCCCAAAACCCTGCTGGTCACCAGTTCGGCACCTGGCGAAGGCAAGTCGGTCTCGTCCGTCGCCATTGCCCGTCACTTCGCGATGATGGGAATGAAGGTGCTGATCGTGGATGCCGATTTGCGCAATCCATCGCTGCACAAGAAGTTCGGCGTCGATAACGCAATCGGGCTCTCCAACTATCTGACCGGCGGTTGCACGCCGCCGGAGGCGTTCCAGATGCTCTCCATCGAGAATCTGGCTTTCATGCCTTCGGGGCCTCTGCCTCCAAATGCGGCGGACTTGCTGGGTAGCTCACGGTTGCACTCGCTGTTGTCGATCGGACTTGAGGTTTTCGATTTGATTGTACTCGATGGGCCGCCGGTCATGGGACTTGCCGATGCGATGCTGTTGTCGAATGCAACCTCAGCCACGCTGTTTATCGTCGCAGCTAATCAAGCGAGAACGAGTCAGGTGCGCGGGGCGCTTCGGCGTCTCCATCTTGGTAGAAGCCCATCCATCGTCGGCGCAGCTCTGCTCAAGTACGACGCCAAGGCTGCGGGCTATGGGTATGGGTACGGGTACGGGTACGGCTATGGCTACGGCGATCAGGCCTACACATACGGGACACGGCTTGAACACCAGCCGGATCAAAAGGATCTTCCCGGGCCGTCGAGGGCGCGTTCATGA
- a CDS encoding DnaJ domain-containing protein codes for MSAAAEAIRLALDLMHVPSRLKLIRYQPLPVGVGILLRIAAGEEDACEQAVGLTGRSRSDVRRAAAFFIEQMMFMPDASSYRVLGVRPDASTIELRRNMALLLRWLHPDANSEQSALYAGRVTRAWDDLKTPERRRAYDHTWQRTQQQQRKGSSLRQLRQASRLSILKPEDQERRDAQDAGELRAALRSLFPGDED; via the coding sequence ATGAGCGCCGCGGCCGAGGCAATTAGGCTTGCTCTCGACCTTATGCACGTGCCGTCACGTTTGAAGCTCATTCGGTATCAGCCTTTGCCGGTCGGAGTTGGGATTTTGTTGCGTATTGCCGCGGGTGAGGAAGATGCGTGCGAGCAGGCTGTCGGGCTGACGGGACGTAGCCGCAGCGACGTCCGCAGGGCGGCTGCCTTTTTCATCGAGCAGATGATGTTCATGCCGGACGCAAGCAGCTATCGCGTGCTGGGCGTTAGGCCGGATGCTAGCACGATCGAATTGCGCAGGAATATGGCGTTGCTGTTGCGCTGGCTCCATCCAGACGCTAATAGCGAACAAAGCGCGCTATATGCCGGGCGAGTGACCAGAGCTTGGGACGACCTTAAGACGCCAGAGCGGCGGCGCGCTTATGATCACACTTGGCAAAGGACGCAACAACAGCAGCGCAAAGGATCATCGTTGCGTCAGTTACGTCAGGCAAGCCGCTTGTCGATATTGAAGCCGGAGGATCAGGAACGGCGCGACGCACAAGATGCGGGTGAATTGCGCGCGGCGTTGCGGTCTTTGTTCCCCGGCGACGAGGATTGA
- a CDS encoding permease has product MTHAHTLAWFARHEINLAWRDWAAMMAGGRTARERIVTLFVLAFVAGLHWFAYLVLSPLLASGVKPDVATLIVLTATMATTFSMMLSQAIEHVTRAFYARADLDLILSSPAPAQHLFAVRIVAISATSALMTSTLIAPFLNMAILIDGPRWLAGYVVIAAMSAIATALALVASMVLFKMLGPKVTRLIAQITAAVVGASLIIALQIAAVLMYDNFSRMAVLQSPLVQSLAPAPDSLFWLPAHALLGDWHAALLMMAAAFAILTLAIAYYASRFSDHAVAAAGVSDDAQVVNGGARERRFIRRSTAQALRHKEWMLLARDPWLISQTLMQILYLIPAALLLYKDLRADQSVDVILAPVLVMAFGQLAGGLSWLALSGEDAHDLVSTAPLSPRQQLRAKVEAVLTVIAAGSAPFVLALAFSSTWGALVSAVGIALAGGASIIIQMWFKVTAKRSLFRRRQVASRSATFCEAFSSIFWAGAAGFAASESWFALFFVALALLTLAVARVIRPRAA; this is encoded by the coding sequence ATGACGCACGCGCACACATTGGCGTGGTTCGCGCGCCACGAGATCAATCTGGCGTGGCGCGACTGGGCCGCCATGATGGCGGGCGGACGAACCGCACGTGAGCGCATCGTTACCTTGTTCGTGCTTGCTTTCGTCGCGGGTCTGCACTGGTTTGCCTATCTTGTGCTGTCACCTTTGCTGGCTAGCGGCGTCAAACCGGATGTCGCGACACTCATCGTTCTGACCGCCACGATGGCAACTACCTTCTCGATGATGCTCTCGCAGGCCATTGAGCATGTCACGCGGGCTTTTTACGCACGCGCCGATCTGGATCTCATACTGTCTTCGCCCGCGCCCGCGCAGCACTTGTTTGCTGTGCGTATCGTCGCAATCTCGGCAACCAGCGCGCTGATGACGTCGACGCTTATTGCGCCCTTCCTCAACATGGCAATCTTGATCGATGGGCCACGCTGGCTGGCGGGCTATGTCGTCATCGCCGCCATGAGCGCCATCGCCACCGCGCTGGCCCTGGTCGCATCCATGGTTCTGTTCAAGATGCTGGGTCCCAAAGTGACGCGCCTCATCGCGCAGATCACAGCGGCTGTCGTGGGCGCGTCGTTGATCATCGCGCTGCAGATTGCTGCCGTGTTGATGTACGACAACTTCTCGCGCATGGCCGTGCTGCAATCCCCTCTAGTTCAATCGTTGGCGCCAGCTCCTGACAGCCTTTTCTGGCTTCCGGCCCATGCGCTGCTCGGCGACTGGCACGCTGCTCTTCTCATGATGGCTGCTGCGTTTGCCATTCTGACCTTAGCCATTGCCTATTATGCATCGCGCTTTTCAGATCACGCCGTCGCCGCCGCCGGCGTTTCTGACGACGCGCAAGTCGTCAATGGCGGGGCTCGCGAGCGCCGGTTCATTCGACGCTCCACGGCTCAAGCATTGCGTCATAAAGAGTGGATGCTCCTGGCCCGCGATCCCTGGCTCATATCGCAGACCTTGATGCAGATCCTCTACCTCATTCCTGCGGCGCTGTTGCTTTATAAAGACTTGCGCGCAGATCAAAGCGTGGATGTGATCCTCGCGCCCGTTTTGGTGATGGCGTTCGGCCAACTTGCGGGCGGACTGTCGTGGCTAGCGCTTTCAGGAGAGGATGCGCACGACTTGGTTTCTACCGCTCCGCTATCGCCGCGTCAGCAGTTGCGGGCCAAGGTGGAAGCAGTGTTGACCGTCATAGCCGCGGGCTCTGCGCCCTTCGTGCTAGCGCTTGCATTCTCATCCACATGGGGGGCTCTGGTCAGCGCCGTCGGCATCGCGCTCGCCGGTGGCGCTTCGATCATCATCCAGATGTGGTTTAAGGTTACTGCCAAACGTTCTTTGTTCAGGCGGCGTCAGGTTGCATCACGCTCGGCTACGTTCTGCGAAGCATTTTCGTCGATTTTCTGGGCCGGTGCGGCCGGCTTTGCCGCCAGCGAAAGCTGGTTTGCTCTGTTCTTCGTCGCATTGGCGCTGCTTACGCTGGCAGTTGCCCGGGTCATCCGGCCTCGTGCGGCTTGA